A single window of Salvelinus namaycush isolate Seneca chromosome 11, SaNama_1.0, whole genome shotgun sequence DNA harbors:
- the gjc2 gene encoding gap junction protein gamma 2, translating to MTTMSWSFLTRLLEEIHNHSTFVGKVWLTVLIIFRIVLTAVGGESIYSDEQTKFTCNTKQPGCDNVCYDAFAPLSHVRFWVFQIIMISTPSVMYLGYAIHKIARASEVERRKFHHRKKPIQAHRWRESHPLEEVLENEDDDAEPMIYQEDVVEVQEVKLEPAKPQKHDGRRRIMQEGLMRIYVLQLLSRAVFEIGFLVGQYLLYGFRVNPSYVCNKVPCPHKVDCFISRPTEKTIFLLIMYVVSCLCLLLNVCEMFHLGIGKFRDTLRKRRNQGGRRPSYSYPYSRNIPTSPPMYNLVMKSDKPNRIIPNSLITHHEKNMANDALEHHQECTSPDENIPSDLASLHRHLRVAQEQLDMAFQTYNTNKNQPTSRTSSPVSGGTMAEQNRVNTAQENQGARPKSATTEKAATIVKNGKTSVWI from the coding sequence ATGACCACCATGAGCTGGAGCTTTCTAACTCGTCTTCTGGAAGAGATCCACAACCATTCCACCTTTGTGGGGAAAGTGTGGCTCACAGTGCTCATCATCTTCCGCATCGTGCTGACTGCCGTGGGGGGCGAGTCCATCTACTCGGACGAGCAGACCAAGTTTACCTGCAACACCAAGCAGCCCGGCTGTGACAACGTGTGCTATGATGCCTTCGCCCCGCTTTCGCATGTCCGCTTCTGGGTCTTCCAGATCATCATGATCTCCACCCCCTCGGTCATGTACCTGGGCTACGCCATACACAAGATAGCCCGCGCTTCCGAGGTGGAGCGCCGGAAGTTCCACCACCGGAAGAAGCCCATTCAGGCCCACAGGTGGAGGGAGAGCCACCCGCTTGAGGAGGTGCTGGAGAATGAGGACGATGATGCAGAGCCCATGATCTACCAGGAGGACGTGGTGGAAGTCCAGGAGGTCAAGCTGGAGCCGGCCAAGCCTCAGAAACATGACGGCCGCCGGCGGATCATGCAAGAGGGCCTGATGAGGATCTACGTCCTGCAGCTTCTGTCCCGGGCCGTATTTGAGATTGGCTTCCTGGTGGGCCAGTATCTTCTCTATGGCTTCCGTGTTAATCCGTCCTATGTGTGCAATAAGGTGCCCTGTCCCCACAAGGTAGACTGCTTCATCTCTCGGCCCACAGAGAAGACCATATTCTTGCTCATCATGTACGTGGTCAGCTGCCTCTGCCTGCTCCTTAATGTTTGCGAGATGTTCCACTTGGGTATCGGAAAGTTCCGGGACACTCTCCGCAAGAGGAGGAACCAGGGGGGGAGACGGCCCTCGTACAGCTACCCGTATTCCCGTAacatccccacctctcccccCATGTACAACCTGGTCATGAAATCAGACAAGCCCAACAGGATCATCCCCAATAGTCTTATCACCCACCATGAGAAGAACATGGCCAACGATGCCCTGGAACATCACCAGGAGTGCACCAGTCCAGACGAGAACATCCCCTCGGACCTGGCCAGCCTGCACCGCCACCTACGGGTGGCCCAAGAGCAGCTTGACATGGCTTTCCAGACCTACAATACTAACAAGAACCAGCCCACCTCCAGGACAAGTAGTCCAGTGTCTGGGGGCACCATGGCAGAGCAGAACAGGGTCAACACAGCCCAGGAGAACCAAGGAGCCAGGCCAAAATCAGCTACTACAGAGAAAGCTGCGACCATTGTAAAAAACGGAA